In Spirosoma sp. KUDC1026, the sequence AATCGAAGAAAATACTGACGTAATCAATAACCGCTGGAAAGAATATTTTGGCGATAAAAACGAATTAAAATGAGCCGTCTTACTGCCTCAAACGTCTGGTTTTCAGAAAACAGGATTTTTATGGAGCTGTCTGACGGCCGAATTATTGGTTGCCCCACGCAGTGGTTTCCTCGTCTTGATAAAGCGCCTATAGAGCAGAAAAATAAATGGGAGCTTATTGCAGGAGGAACTGGTGTACATTGGGAAGACCTTGATGAAGATTTGTCCGTGGAAGGTATGCTTACTTTCCGCAAATAAGTAATTATGAATTACCTCTCAGCCGAAAATTTAACCAAGTCATACGGCGACCGTATTCTGTTCCGTAATCTCACCTTCGGGATCAATCGGGGCGATAAGGTCGCTATTGTCGGCGCAAACGGCTCCGGCAAAACCACCCTCCTGTCTATCCTGGCGGGGGCTGTTCCACCCGAAGAAGGCGTCGTCAGTCACCGGAAAGACATCAGCATTGGCTACCTTGATCAGCA encodes:
- a CDS encoding DUF2442 domain-containing protein, whose product is MSRLTASNVWFSENRIFMELSDGRIIGCPTQWFPRLDKAPIEQKNKWELIAGGTGVHWEDLDEDLSVEGMLTFRK